aatatttaaaagattatATATGAATTTGGTGATTTAGCAGGACAAAGAACATTTTCCCATCTCATTCATGCACAATCAGTTAACTAATTTGTTTGAAGGTTGCGCAATGTTACCACCCATGTTTCCTGCGCCTCACATGTGTGTAAGTCGTGTGCCGCACAAAAGGCATAATGGGCACACTCCTGACTTGCTGGCATATTACATAACCATTGAAAACACATTCCTTGATCTAGGAACATTTCACTATTTGAAGGTCAATTgtcacacagagaaaaatgttGCTCATTGATGTGGTTATAattcaacaacaaaataattctGCAATTGCttgtaatattatatttttgcgCTTAAATACACTCATATATGAAATATCTACggatttaataaatattatttaactttCATTCAAATACTTCATCGATATACCAGAAGTTCTGTTTACCTGCTTCTTACAAAGGCGTTTGTTTGTACACAAATATCTTCGAGAAGGGTTTTCGGCAGTGGCCAGACTGAGGAAATCGAGATCGGATACGCTGCGGATTAGTCTGGGAAATTGGGTCAATCTCTTGTCACTCGGTCTGTGTCACATGCAAAACATTGCCGCATGATTTACGACTTGGTGAGGGAATGAGCAACTACCATTGCAGATTTTCAGTTGAACACATCGGTGCAAGAgtgactgctgctgctgctggtgctgatgctgctgcaatGCGGATGCAACATTTGTCGCCGCTGTCTTTTGTCATGGCCATAAAACCTCTGTTTCTGCCTCTGACTGACTGTTTGCCGTTTTCCACTTAAAGTCCGccattaaattgtaaatttcaCCGTTTGCCGTCCTTTGACATTGTGCTGGCCCTCTTACCTGCCCGCCGAATGATGCAAAATTCATGCCATGGATATTTACTTAATGACGTCCTCGCGCGAAGGGTTAAGAATGCTTTTACTATTCCCCTTGAACTATAAAAAATTCTTTCGCCGTGTAATGCTGAGCTCATGCGTGAATAAACAAAGGCAAGGTAGCGAAAGACTGagtggagaaaaaaaaaatacaaataatattaaaattggGTCATGGCACACCCCTTTATAGCCAACGGCTGACGGCAACGCCGGATTCTTGTCCATCTCATATGTATAACTCATAATAAGGTACGCCCACAGCAAACCGAATCTGTTTTCttgctttattatttttttcacaaatcGACACCAAAAGTTGCCCACGGAATGAGAGATTACACAAAGAATGTAAACAGCACATCTGGACATTCGAGTATTTGCCTAAAGAATTTTGAATTCCAATTTCTGAGAAGTTTTACAAGTCTGTGGTGAAAAACTTAAGTACCATTTTATCCGTTCCAGCAgcaaatttattgttaaatttaaagcCCAAAGACAAGTTTTTTGCTAAgctaattatttaaatttatattttattttataattatacccgttactcgtagagtaaaagggtatactagattcgttgaaaagtatgtaacaggcagaaggaagcgtttccgaccatataaagtatatatattcttgatcaggatcaatagccgagtcgatttggccatgtccgtctgtccgtccgtctgtccgtctgtccgtctgtccgtctgtccgtccgtctgtctgtccgtatgaacgtcgagatctcaggaactacaaaagctagaaagttgagactaagcacacagactccagagacatagacgcagcgcaagtttgtcgattcatgttgccacgcccactctaacgcccacaaaccgcccaaaactgccacgcccacacttttgaaaaatgttttaatattttttcatttttgtattggtcttgaaaatttctatcgatttgcaaaaaaactttttgccacgcccactctaacgcccacaaaccgcccaaagctgccacggccacacttttgaaaaatgttttgatattttttcatttttgtattagtcttgtaaatttctatctattcgccaaaaaacttttggccacacccactctaacgcccacaaaccgcgaaacctgtccttcgcacttacactagctgagtaacgggtatcagatagtcggggaactcgactatagcgttctctcttgtttttctattAAATCTCCTTTTGGGCTTATTCTTTTATGCGATACTTAAGATAACATTCTCTTTTAGATACCATTCTTTTAGTAAACTTGAATACAAATATTGGCTACATCGgcttctttctttttggcaaCACGAAAAAATTCGCTTAAGAAGAAGCGGAATAAGTAGGGTTGACGTATTCAGGTTAAAGAGATGCGACAAAAGCCCACTTTTGATCTCATTTGTTTTGCAAAGAACGGCTAAAACATTCTGATTCACTTTCATGCGCCGAACCATCTCCGATTGTTCGGGCCCAAAACAAGAGGAAGACAAAACAGCTAACAAAAGTGGCCaggaaatgcaaaaacaagccAAAGAGCTTGGAAGATTTTATTTGCTTAGCCAACGCtgtgaatatttaatttgcgcactcacacaccagaatacatatttatatacatacatccatacattcatatgtatgtagaagACGAAGAGTGGCTTTAACGACACTGGTGACCCAGATTTTAGGGGCAAGCTTAAGCTTAAAAGCTACAACGCTAATAAGAACAGCAATGCCGCCGCCATTACCCACACAAGcacacataaaaatacaacaaaattaacacaaaaaaatacaactcAAACGCCAAaagcattgttgttgttttcttaTTTGTGCGTGCTGAGGAAAGATACTCACTAATTAacccaaagccaaagtcagAGCCAAAAGAATCAACCAAAACCCATTTGCAAATTGTGTCTGAAAGAGATaggcacacacaaaatgaaagaGACAGCAAATTGGGGGCTAAGAAGAAAGATGTACAGCAGAATCCGGAGACTTTCGGGAGGAGGTAACACCCAAATATAAATTATGCTTaggaaacccaaaaaaaagaaatgtagaAGTGTGCACGTCTGTGTATTCGTAAGTTGGCCAAGACAAATACATATGACATCATATCGAAGGCCTTATTGTTGAGGTAGAAACACAATAGCTTAAGAATACAACGcaaagaaattataaattggTGTGGGCATTTGTTCTTCTGAGAAATTATTAAATCCTAACAAGATGGCTACAAAAAGCATGGGATGCATGCCAAATTAGAGCGAGCgagctaaaaataaataattgaaaaaatagtgattattttttatcaaaacaataaaaaaaaaaattttcggACAAAAACGtgataaatttttaattgggATTTTTTGGCAGAGATTTTTGATAAGTAcaatcatcaaaatttgcgaaaaatggccaaaaatgtaaattttcctttttgagCACAGGATTATAGGTAATTTGGTTACGAATTCAAtgaggtatgacatttcacTATAATATTTCTActtaatttttcattatttaatcATTGTGATTTGGCAGCGATAGCCGCTTTTAACTTTAGTTCGATATTATTCGAATGACTCAGCGCGGGTTAAACCCTTTGGCACCTGCATACCCCTTTTTCTTTCTTCGGGTTTCTGATTTCACAACACCCACAATAACTTTTGGGCACCCACACAACCAGAAatctcgcacacacacacacacacacacgttcACATTTGGAGCTCATTTATTGTTCAACATTGTTAAGTAACCATCATCATCAGTCGAGtttttttccgttttattTTCTCAATGTTTACATTTGGCGCTTTGGCCCAAATattctgaaaaaaaaataaaaccgacAGCGGTTCCCAACTCGAGTCTTTCAATCTTCGAGTGGAAGTGGGATGGCGAGTGCTGCGGGCCGTGTCTTtccttatatattttcttctttttagtTTGGCCTACAGTAATCATTGTCATGCAGGCGATTCTGCTTCATTATTTCGCCTGCCGTACCCACGCTTCTTGCCATCCGCAACTCCCCCAAAACCCCTCCACTTGATAGCCATCGTAATGAGCTTGAAGTTAAGGTTCTGATCATCATCTCATGGCGGTTTTTTCTGTAAGGGGGGATTTTTTTGGGAACGAGATGAAGATGCTGCTGGCGCATCACCATCGTCATTTGTTGGTCACGCCGagacttttgttttaaattaactttctGTCCGTTGATTTTCAAAAATGCTTTGACATGGCATTCTAAATCTGTAAGGAGTAAATAAAGATATATGCAAGTCCAAATATTTTCTTAGTTGTTAACCAAAGTATCACCATAgatgaattaataattatttgtacatcaaaaccaaaaaattgtAGTTATTATTCTAGAACTATAACTATTATTCTTAGAGCATCTAACCTTCGCCTTGTGACTCCCATTCGAAAATGCTATTTCTTTCGATTTCATTGCCTCTGCCTTGCTTGCTTAACCAATATTTTGCCGCTCGATAATGAAAGGAAAGCAAAACGGGcgactggaactggaactggggGAGCCGGAGGTTGTGGGGGGTTGGGATGCGCTGCGATATGGTGGGATGGAATGGAGACGGTCAGTCAAGTTCCCAATCCCAACAGCCAAAAACCACAAGGCCCACTACACACAGCAAAAGCTTATAATCATCAAGAGTGAATCTGCTGGTGAAATGGGCCTGGTAGTTGTTATGGATTTTGCTTTTCGGCGGCGACACACAGTCAGTGGTGTTTGTGGTTTAGACTTTGCTTTCTTTCGCGGCGGTGGGGATTTCATAATATTTGCATTGGTGTTGGCCTTTTTGCCGCACAGGTGTTTGTGTGACCCACTTTCGGAGGCATCATCCCGGCCGAGATGCCTGAGAAGTTCTGACAATGCCcgaaaatcagcaaaaatgcGCTCACCAAATGATGCGGTGGGCACTTCTCGGAAAGGCTAATATTACACTGACTAAGAGCCCATTTCATTCGAATGGGGTACGTGATGCTCCCAGGCCAATAAAAACCCGCTGTGAGTTGCAAGAATTCCAGTGTcgttacaaatatttattttaatggaTCCGAATTATTAACAATAATAGCTTGCTTATTGTTTTGAAATAGATTAGTATTTGTTTTAAGCTCCAAAGTGACACTTAACTTAAGAACCATATagaccaaaaataaatgtatgaTTTTATACTGATTAGACAATATAATTGAAAAGAAGTCCTCACGAAAGAACTAACAGTTTAGCCAACAATAAAAACCGATaataacattatttattttacattaaatCAAAACGGAATgacaaatgaaattataaaaatatattatatgtacacGTTTTTCTACAATTACGCAGTAAGTGGCGCCGCCATCGGCCAACATTGGAACTTGTACTTACCATGTAGAAACGatgtagaaatatttattggcgGACTTTTTCAAATGGGAACCTCAAAAACAAATGTtccacattttatttttgagcTAGCGATAagcttttttataatttgtacaattttgATAATACGGTTAGTAGTTTCACTGAAAGAAGAGACAGTAAACTTTATATTTCCGCTTaggtaaaattaaataactacaTATATTAAGGAATAAAACATATTGAACTGACATTGACTTCCAGAGATCAGGAAGTCATCAGAAAGTTCCATCGAAATATTGATTAGGAAAGGCTacagcaaaataaatacaaaacgTGGAAGCCATAATATCAACATCATCAGCTCTTCGAGTCGTTTCCCACTCTGCTCCACTGATAAGCCGTCTGGCGAATAAGTTGACTTTTGTCGCTGGTCGACTGTCTGGAACTTGCCAGAGATTTTAGCTCAGAGAAATGCCATTAAGCCATCGATTTGCGCTCCCCACAAAAATATTCACTGGGAAATCATTGGGAAGGGAGAGCCTTTAATTGTGGGTGGggaatattatattatttctcTTATCTTTGTGATGACACCAAGTGAGTCTCTTAGATgggtttattaaaaaacttatttGTACAAATATTGTTTGGTTATTATAAGCAACTAATAACACTTTTGACAGTTTTTTTAATATGCATTCTGCATCTCAAATGGTAGATAATTTATAGATATGAAAAACTTTGAATGTGGGTATCGTGAGTGCTGTAAGCTCGAGAAATATCCAATTAACTTTAAAGTTCTTGCCGTGTTTATTTATAGATGAAAATAATTAGCACCTTGAAACTATCCCCCAAATAGCTCTCGTATTATTTCTCTTAATGTCTCCCCAAGAGAGTGGGGAGCACGCTCCCAGAGAGACAACAACAGCTGCTCGCCAAATACATCGCGTGTTTTGGAAGCAACAATTCCGCTTCAAATGCTTCACCGCCGTCAACAGAGCTCCATCGTACTTTTGTTTGGCGCGAGTGCGTCATTACTATACACAAATCGAGGAAAATCAATTGTGGTGCCAAAGTGCGTGAAATTAAAGTGTCGAATTAAGTTTCAGaagccccaaaaaacaaaactacaAAATGGAGCGTATTTTGAGGGGAATTATGCGGTACAGAAATACAACGAGGGAGCAAATGGTCAAGGAGTTCCAGAAAGTCCGCGACAATCCAGAAGTGAGCAGCAATACGGTTTATAGGTCAAGATTTCGGAATAAAACTATTTCACATTCACAAAAAAAGAACTTGGAGCATGCGTTTGCCTTGTGGGGAACAAATTGCCCGTATTTATATCATTATCACATTTTTTTCGACTTGTCTGTCGCAAACTTGGCGCTCTCCCCACATTTCGCTCTTTATCTTGGCTCtcttttgggttttatttggtaaacaaacaacaaaggcaaacCGGTTGACCACCAAATTATCCCCATTCACCcccttttgtttgctttatattaaataatatgtcCATATACTTAGCTGATGGCTTTTCAGTGCTCTTGAATGTTGCGCACCTTTGCTAATTGTCAACTTAATGTAGTTCTAATTGGAAACAATTCTAAAAAGTGTGCAAGGAAATATCACAGATATGAAAGACTagagcaaaatatttaatattacaagaaggaggaaagaaaaacttgttaaattaaataatttaatggcAAGATCAAAAGAACTATTTTATCAGCAAAAATAGTGAGCAAAACATGGGCAGAGGCTTTCTCCTAGATATGCTCGTCCATCAATATTTTCAACATATTTGAATTTCCCTGTTGTACAGCCTTGAACCCATTGACGTATTGGCCATTTGCCAAGTATGTCATAACTTGGGGTGGCTATATTTGGTGTATATTGGCACATTGGCCGATAGATATGTGTTCTAACATTTAATATTGATAAACTTTATCATACAGCCCAAGGCCGTCTTCTTCACCTGCATGGACAGTAGAATGATTCCCACCCGGTACACCGACACTCACGTGGGCGATATGTTTGTGGGTGAGTAACTCTAGTCGAGTAGATAATTTATGACTTAACATTCCTGCCTAATCCCACGGTTAAGTGCGAAACGCTGGCAATCTGATTCCCCATGCCCAGCACTTCCAGGATGAGTACTTCAGCTGCGAACCGGCAGCTCTGGAGCTGGGATGCGTGGTGAACGACATTAGACACATAATAGTCTGCGGACACAGCGACTGCAAGGCCATGAACCTGTTGTACCAACTAAGAGATCCTGACTTCGCCTCCAAGGTATTTGAGAAAGTCAAGGTTCTAGATCACCACTAGCTACAATCGAATCACTCACCTTTCTCCACCAGCTTAATCGACGCCTCTCACCCTTGCGATCTTGGCTGTGCACCCATGCCAACACCAGCTTGGAGAGGTTCCAGGAGTGGCGTGACGCTGGCATGAAGGATCCACTGATCTTCTCTTCGGAGACTCCGCTCCGCCGCTTTGTGGCCTACATCGATGAGGAGCAGAAGTTTGCCTTGGAGGACAAACTATCCCAGATCAACACACTGCAGCAAATGTCGAACATTGCCTCGTACGGCTTCCTTAAGGCACGCCTAGAATCCCACGATCTCCACATCCATGCCCTCTGGTTCGATATTTACACCGGAGACATCTATTACTTCAGTCGCGGAGCGAAACGTTTTCTGCCCGTTGATGAGGACACCGTGGATCGATTGTCCGAGGAGGTGAGGAGATTCTATTCGTAGGCGAAACAGGCCAACAGTACCAACTGGATTATCTGTGATATGTGGGCCTTATACCGCGATCGGCATTTACAAGTTACCAATATTTAGGATTGTTTTGTGTATTTATAAGtgtgtaattgtttttgtatataaaCTTAAGGCCTACAAAGGTTTCAACTTACAAATCTACGAAAAATCAACGAAGGAGATGGCAATCCATCGCTCACTCACTACGACCTCCATAACTTAAGAAAGCTATTATGTGAGATGCGCACTGCCATATTTACAATTACACCATTAACTATTACGGCAGTCATTAAGAAAGTGAGCgataaaaaacatatatacgtatttaTAGTTACGGGAAGCTGTAAGACTTTGGGGCGGCACCTTGGGCGCTTCGATGTTTGCACAACAACAGACGGTATTCATGTCTTTTTGAACGGAGAACGGCTAATTGTGTTATGGAAAGCAACGATCCTCGTTTAATCATCAATGGTACTTGTGGCCATGATGGTTCATGGCACTGTTGCTTGGATTTTCCAGCTCCTCGAAGTACTTCCTAGCATTTCTTATGTTGACTAGCGTAGCCTCCGAGGGCAGCGTGGGATCCGACATGACTACCATCACGTAAGTGTTGCTGGTGAAGGTGTCAATGAAAGCGGCAAATGCGCTATTGCGCACTTCCATCGATTGGAACTTGGCGCCCAACTTGGAACAGCTTAACTTGAACTGCTTGATGATGTTGGACACCTTTTCAAAGCGGTGCGAGTCGCGGTTCTTCTTGCTCTGGCAATGGGAGATCACCAGAAAGGTGGCCTTTTCGAACAACAGCACCTCATCGGCCTCAATGACATTTCCGAAATGTGTCACAGAGTTCTCCAGAGCAGCAACATTCGGTATCAGCATCGTGACAATGGAAGACCAGGCTCTAAAGCAGTTAGAGGTTGAGTAATAGTTGTCTTTCAGGTCAATTCTGTATAAAACTTTGCGTATACTAACTTGTATAGTGTTTCATCCCAAATGCTGGTGCGGAAACAGGTGACATTCATGGGTTTAGACAACTTGATGAGATCCTCCATGCGTTCAGTAAACACACTCTCACGAAGGCCCTCCGGCACCAGGTCCATTTTGTGCACCAGACAGAAGATCTTGGCCTCAGGCGAATTCTGGAGCAGTGCCTCCAAGCAGCTCTGGTAGTAATGGATGTCCCGCTCTATCTCCTGGCTCTCCACATCAAACACATAGATCAGCACCTCCACATTGCGAAAGATGTTGTCCCGCTGCTGGGCAAAGTACTGCTTCATGAAACCCTCCTGACCGCCACAGTCCCAGAGATTGAGTACCAGATTGCCCAGAAACCGCACATGGGAGTGCTCCACATCGACTAAGGAAGGATAGTGCATGGTAGGATCAGTTTCCGTCCCTTCCGACTATATAGTACTACTCACTTGTTGCTCCAAGGCGTGTCGTATCACGGGCGATATAGTTAGCAAAGATAATGGAGCGCATGCTGGTCTTTCCCGATCCGCTCTTCCCCATCAGCAACACCTGGGAATACAATTATATTATACTTCCGACGCTCGACAGGAACAAGCAAAAACCACACCTTTTTCTTCATCGTGCCGCTGTTTTTTCAGATCTCCAGGAAAATaatcaacaataaaaacaaataataggCTGGGCTAGTGATGCTACACTTTCGATGACACTATCAAAAGTAACGCGAAGTTAAATGGATCGTTATCGAATTGATTCCGTACCGTTAGATTaaagataataaaaatatacttatTTTAGAACATTAAattatgtgtatgtacataagcTCAACATGAAATGCCATTAGGATGATAGATACAAAAGGGTATGTAATAAAGAgtcttataataaaaaacacaaaacatgTCAGGCGTTATTCAGAAATTATAacattatatttaatttcttattATGTTGTTACTTATCAATATGAAATAGgttgtattaaatatattcattgTTATTCTTTCGAATGAATGCCGATAAGGTGCAGTCACCATGAACGCGAACAACTCAAGGCCGTTTAATCGTCTCATCTCTAGCGGTTGACTTTATTTTTGCGTTTTCTTGACATTTGACTGTACCGTTTAAATGTAGCATAACTATTCGAAGAACCTAACCCCAAAAACTCGACGTAAGAGCTAGAAATAACCCCCATAATTAAGATGAGTGCTTTTTTTAAAACGCAAAAGTGGAACAACCACCGCCGCCACATCGTGCCATCTCTAGCGTGCACGCGTTTCGTGATGAATGGTGAGAAATCGCAGAGAAAACATGcttaacaataaaaaaagaagaaaaccaGCAGCTAACGCTGGCTGATTGATATAACGAGGCAGGACAGCGGCGTAAGAGACAAAAATTATAAGTTAGTGTAGAGAAAAAATCGCTCTTCGCGAAGAAAAATCTGGTGACGAATCGTTGGCGATCCGATGAGCAACATAAACGTAAACACAGTGCCCAGGCCGAGTCCAAATGCCAATGGGAATCCAAATGCGAATCCAAATCGCAGTGTGGActccgaggaggaggagggcgATGGCCGGATGAGCGACAGCGGGAGCAACTCGGCCAGCAGCCAGAGGAGTCGTACGTCGAGCAGTAGCTCCTCGGATTCGACGAGCGGTTCCCTGGATGATGATCCGGATGGCGAGGACGAGGATATGACCGACCAGGACGCGGGCAGCGCCTCGGAAACGGAGGACGACACCACCACCTGCCGGTCGGACGAACTGGAGCTGGCGCAGCTCACTGGGCGGGATATCTTCCGTTTGCCGCGGGGCTTGTGCGAAAATGCAGCCATTTTCCATGAGTTCTTCTCTCTCGAGACCTGGCAAATGCTGCCCCATCACCTCCAGGCCCGTCTACAGCCAATGCTACCGGACTTCTCCCGTTTGGTATCTGGACAGGCACAGGCCGGTGCCGAACAGCAACGTACACTGGTGCAACTATTCAATGGTGGCCTTCAGCGCTTCGGTCAATCTCCACTGCTTCAGCTGCAACGCCAACTGGAAGAAGGAAACCTGCGCCCAGATGTCCTTCAGCTGCGAAGGAGCATTCAGCACTCGGGCAGAAGAGAATTTCGTTTCCAACAGGCTGAACGCTTAAGCCAGCTAGCTAAGGAGCTCTTTCTATCAAGGGAACAGCTTCTGCAACATGCCTACACCTCTGCTCCACCCTCTGATGGTGCTTTTGGTAAAAATCTGCCAAGGCCGCGTTCCCGTAAGAGAAAACCGCCCACATTCTCGATGGAAAACAGATTTTGTTCGCAGCGTGCCAAGAAACGCTATGCCCAAGAGCTTCTGGAACTTATGGGCGGGCTTGATGCAAAACCCGGCGACATTAgtgcggaggaggaggaagaggacgAGGAATGCTCACAGCTCATGGACCGCTTGGCCAAGGCCCCGCAGGAATTGAAATTGGAGGAGCCCAAGGCTCCGGAGCCGGCTGGTCCTGGCAGGCCCTCGAATGCGGCAGACAAGAAATGCATTTACAACACCTTCTTCAAGCGGCGACCTGGTGTAGACGACGACCTTGTGCTGCGCTCCATGCAGGCGGAGAAAATTCCCCAGCTCAACGACAAGAACTTCAGGAAGTATCTAAGGGACTACAAGCGTCGGAAATTGGAACAACCGGTAAGTCATTGGCCTGTTGTGTAAATACAGTTGCGATCTATGTCCACAATATGCTAATTGGTACcagttgttgtt
This genomic stretch from Drosophila yakuba strain Tai18E2 chromosome 3R, Prin_Dyak_Tai18E2_2.1, whole genome shotgun sequence harbors:
- the LOC6536295 gene encoding beta carbonic anhydrase 1, with amino-acid sequence MERILRGIMRYRNTTREQMVKEFQKVRDNPEPKAVFFTCMDSRMIPTRYTDTHVGDMFVVRNAGNLIPHAQHFQDEYFSCEPAALELGCVVNDIRHIIVCGHSDCKAMNLLYQLRDPDFASKLNRRLSPLRSWLCTHANTSLERFQEWRDAGMKDPLIFSSETPLRRFVAYIDEEQKFALEDKLSQINTLQQMSNIASYGFLKARLESHDLHIHALWFDIYTGDIYYFSRGAKRFLPVDEDTVDRLSEEVRRFYS
- the LOC6536296 gene encoding ras-related GTP-binding protein A → MKKKVLLMGKSGSGKTSMRSIIFANYIARDTTRLGATIDVEHSHVRFLGNLVLNLWDCGGQEGFMKQYFAQQRDNIFRNVEVLIYVFDVESQEIERDIHYYQSCLEALLQNSPEAKIFCLVHKMDLVPEGLRESVFTERMEDLIKLSKPMNVTCFRTSIWDETLYKAWSSIVTMLIPNVAALENSVTHFGNVIEADEVLLFEKATFLVISHCQSKKNRDSHRFEKVSNIIKQFKLSCSKLGAKFQSMEVRNSAFAAFIDTFTSNTYVMVVMSDPTLPSEATLVNIRNARKYFEELENPSNSAMNHHGHKYH